In one window of Synechococcus sp. M16CYN DNA:
- a CDS encoding inorganic diphosphatase: MANLNQAPSRSMPNLLHVLSAFVDEAKLCLNAIVELNSNTINKYELINETGHLKLDRVGYSSLSYPFAYGCIPRTWDEDGDPLDIEIANVTEPLVPGSIVEARIIGVMTFNDGGEVDDKVIAVLADDKRMDHIKSFEDLGSHWKKETTYYWEHYKDMKKPGTCTVNGFFGIDKAVEIIKNCEARYMEEIDSKLID, from the coding sequence ATGGCCAATCTTAATCAGGCTCCGAGTCGCAGCATGCCCAATCTTTTACACGTGTTATCAGCTTTTGTTGATGAAGCCAAGCTTTGTCTTAACGCGATTGTAGAGCTCAACTCCAATACAATCAATAAATATGAGCTAATTAATGAAACTGGCCATCTAAAACTGGATCGTGTTGGCTATTCGTCTCTATCCTATCCCTTTGCCTACGGATGCATCCCTCGAACATGGGATGAAGATGGCGACCCCCTTGATATTGAGATTGCTAATGTCACAGAACCTCTAGTTCCGGGATCGATCGTAGAAGCTCGTATTATCGGCGTAATGACATTTAATGATGGGGGAGAAGTTGACGATAAGGTGATTGCTGTGTTGGCTGATGATAAGCGCATGGACCATATCAAGAGTTTTGAGGATCTTGGCAGTCACTGGAAAAAAGAAACGACTTATTACTGGGAACACTATAAAGATATGAAAAAACCTGGCACTTGTACAGTGAATGGTTTCTTTGGAATTGATAAGGCTGTAGAAATAATTAAGAACTGTGAGGCTCGCTACATGGAAGAAATTGACTCGAAGCTCATTGATTAA
- a CDS encoding DnaT-like ssDNA-binding protein, with protein sequence MTNLDSSLSKESSNSYVDQVFADEYAANQPWADKWAALTDDQKAMSLIRATSWMETLNYSGSRCTTTQRLSWPRTNASCDGVPATCDVIPYSIRRAEVELAWQAHQNPNAIMSSDDSASVGTYAKHQDSDSSIVEHDQCQGISVTDCKDLSVITAFPWIKWLIGSWIGNEINDNVSFVLRLRS encoded by the coding sequence ATGACTAATCTTGACTCCTCCCTCTCTAAGGAATCCAGCAATAGTTATGTTGATCAGGTTTTTGCTGATGAGTATGCAGCGAACCAGCCTTGGGCTGATAAGTGGGCGGCATTAACTGACGATCAAAAAGCGATGTCTTTAATTAGAGCAACATCATGGATGGAGACACTCAATTATTCAGGCAGCCGTTGCACTACGACCCAGCGTTTATCATGGCCCCGAACAAATGCAAGTTGTGACGGTGTTCCGGCTACTTGTGATGTTATACCTTATTCTATTCGCCGGGCAGAGGTTGAGCTTGCTTGGCAGGCTCATCAGAACCCCAACGCGATCATGAGTAGCGATGATAGTGCATCTGTCGGTACCTACGCGAAGCATCAGGATTCAGATTCGTCTATCGTCGAGCATGATCAATGCCAAGGCATATCAGTCACAGACTGTAAGGATTTGTCGGTGATTACAGCTTTCCCTTGGATTAAATGGTTAATTGGTTCCTGGATTGGTAACGAAATCAACGATAATGTCAGTTTCGTATTAAGATTGCGATCATAA
- a CDS encoding DUF393 domain-containing protein, which translates to MLSSNQPDLTMLFDGGCPLCMREVRFLQSRDRDQRIAFVNIDSPDYTPSTYANISYRVAMGRIHALTANGEVLRDMAVFREAYLLIGLGWLYAPTRWPLIKPLADIIYAFWASRRLQWTGRDNIDTLCKDRCVPL; encoded by the coding sequence ATGCTTTCTTCTAATCAGCCAGATCTCACAATGCTTTTTGATGGTGGGTGTCCACTTTGTATGCGAGAGGTTCGTTTTCTTCAAAGCCGAGATCGTGACCAGAGAATTGCCTTTGTTAATATCGATTCTCCAGATTATACCCCCTCTACTTATGCGAATATTAGTTACCGAGTTGCTATGGGACGAATCCATGCATTAACAGCTAACGGAGAAGTACTCCGAGATATGGCTGTATTTCGAGAAGCTTATTTACTTATTGGCTTGGGTTGGCTTTATGCTCCAACCCGTTGGCCTCTTATTAAACCTTTAGCCGATATTATCTATGCATTTTGGGCGTCGCGTCGCCTTCAATGGACTGGCCGAGATAATATAGATACGCTTTGCAAGGATCGTTGTGTCCCGTTATGA
- a CDS encoding GTP-binding protein, producing MTTTPAPAGVPVTILSGFLGAGKTTLLNHILSNQQGMKTAVLVNEFGEIGIDNDLVVTTEEEMVELSNGCVCCSINGELMEAVERILDRPEPLDYIVVETTGLADPLPVAMTFLGSELRGQTRLDSIITLIDAENFDEKLINTEIGRAQVVYGDILLLNKCDLVSEKRLRAVEQSLRDVKSDARILRSVKGDVPLALLLSVGLFESDKVTGIEVDSRIESFKHENQYGQGHVHSHGHDHKHGDAHHLEIEGFTSLAFQSNGPFALRKFQNFLDNEMPAEVFRAKGILWFKESKKRHIFHLAGKRFSIDDSEWTGDHKNRLVLIGRDLDHATLHKQLQACVATDLEKGLF from the coding sequence ATGACCACAACCCCTGCCCCAGCCGGGGTACCCGTGACCATCCTCAGTGGTTTCCTGGGCGCTGGAAAAACCACGCTGTTGAATCACATTCTTAGCAATCAACAGGGTATGAAAACAGCCGTTCTTGTCAATGAATTCGGTGAGATCGGCATCGACAATGATTTGGTCGTAACTACTGAAGAGGAGATGGTTGAGCTCAGCAATGGCTGCGTTTGTTGTTCGATCAACGGAGAGTTAATGGAAGCCGTAGAGCGGATTCTTGATCGACCCGAACCGCTCGATTACATTGTGGTAGAAACTACAGGCCTTGCAGATCCATTGCCAGTAGCGATGACATTCTTGGGCAGTGAACTGCGAGGCCAAACCCGACTAGACTCAATTATCACTCTAATTGATGCGGAAAATTTTGACGAGAAATTGATCAACACCGAGATAGGTAGAGCTCAAGTGGTCTATGGAGATATACTTCTTCTCAATAAATGCGATTTGGTTTCAGAAAAGCGGCTCCGTGCTGTTGAACAATCACTGCGTGATGTGAAAAGTGATGCTCGAATCCTGCGCTCGGTGAAGGGTGACGTTCCATTAGCTCTACTGCTAAGTGTTGGTTTATTTGAGTCCGACAAAGTCACCGGAATAGAAGTCGACAGTAGAATTGAGAGCTTTAAACATGAGAATCAGTATGGCCAAGGTCATGTGCATAGTCATGGACATGATCATAAACATGGGGATGCGCATCATTTAGAAATCGAGGGCTTTACATCACTGGCTTTTCAAAGTAATGGTCCCTTTGCTCTTCGCAAATTTCAGAATTTTCTCGACAACGAGATGCCGGCAGAAGTATTTCGAGCGAAAGGCATCCTTTGGTTCAAAGAAAGCAAAAAACGTCATATTTTTCACTTAGCTGGCAAGCGCTTTTCTATCGACGACTCCGAATGGACAGGTGATCACAAAAATCGGCTTGTGTTAATAGGCCGAGACCTTGACCACGCTACGCTGCACAAACAACTACAAGCCTGCGTAGCGACCGATCTTGAAAAGGGTCTTTTCTGA
- a CDS encoding iron ABC transporter permease — translation MSRQLLSCLSAGLALLALWPLFNLVGEGLRSFMTDPTGLGPDGGRQIYGTAMLLVSSALIGTIIGTANGWLLINCRFRGRRWLRITQFIPLATPAYLLSATLIDLGSRQGWRIHGIGWGIIVMALTTYPYVFLLSTESFAVSGRRSLEACLSLGMGPWAAFHRIALPIALPAIAAGVALMGMEIMNELGAVQLLGIPSLSAGILEAWQADGSPTGAIRLALITFMIVLGLIICERRLRQHGRRWSDSTAKDDAIAWELRGTRALAAQLLAFVPPLITLGTPLIWAVTNLDQLQSNLTDDLFQLSLRSLLLALTASILAVSSALLLAIAKRWTDSPWLHSLMFFAGMIYAVPGTVLALALLLTGAPWQIAPIVLLLWGYSNRFLAVAKEGLDAALERISPNLDEAATIMGFDWQHVLRRIHLPLLKGPIIVGFLLVFVDTVKELPLTFALRPFDFDTLSIRVYQCASDERLAEALLPALMILALGLIAAVALVPTFDHPPSRRLLDP, via the coding sequence ATGAGTCGACAGTTATTAAGTTGTTTATCAGCAGGATTGGCATTATTAGCCTTGTGGCCTCTATTCAACCTGGTAGGGGAAGGTCTACGAAGTTTTATGACTGACCCAACCGGTCTGGGTCCCGATGGTGGGCGTCAAATTTACGGCACTGCGATGCTGCTTGTAAGTAGTGCTCTGATTGGAACTATTATTGGAACTGCCAACGGCTGGCTGCTCATCAATTGCCGCTTTCGTGGTAGACGATGGCTACGCATCACACAATTTATTCCACTAGCAACTCCAGCTTACCTATTGTCTGCCACTCTTATCGACCTGGGTAGCCGCCAGGGATGGCGTATCCACGGAATTGGATGGGGAATTATTGTGATGGCATTGACAACATACCCCTACGTATTTCTTCTCAGCACTGAAAGTTTTGCTGTGAGCGGACGGCGCTCGCTGGAAGCTTGCCTAAGCTTAGGGATGGGACCCTGGGCGGCCTTTCATAGGATTGCTCTTCCGATTGCCCTACCGGCGATCGCAGCCGGAGTCGCCCTAATGGGAATGGAAATTATGAACGAATTGGGAGCCGTCCAACTCCTAGGAATACCTAGCTTGTCGGCAGGAATTCTAGAAGCTTGGCAAGCGGATGGCAGTCCTACTGGTGCTATTCGTTTGGCTCTTATTACTTTCATGATTGTATTGGGTCTCATAATATGCGAACGACGACTGCGTCAACACGGTCGCCGTTGGAGTGATAGCACCGCGAAGGATGATGCTATAGCGTGGGAACTACGTGGCACCCGAGCTTTAGCAGCACAGCTTCTCGCCTTTGTACCGCCACTGATCACCTTGGGAACCCCTTTAATTTGGGCTGTAACCAACCTAGATCAGCTACAGAGTAATCTTACCGACGACCTGTTTCAACTTAGCCTTCGCAGCCTTCTTCTGGCGCTTACCGCATCCATCCTGGCTGTTAGCTCGGCGCTGCTGCTAGCTATTGCCAAGCGATGGACCGACTCTCCTTGGTTACATAGCCTCATGTTTTTTGCGGGGATGATTTACGCTGTCCCGGGCACTGTTTTAGCTCTAGCTCTGCTATTAACAGGAGCTCCCTGGCAGATCGCGCCTATTGTTCTTTTGCTATGGGGTTATAGTAACCGATTTTTGGCTGTGGCAAAGGAAGGACTTGATGCAGCCCTTGAGCGTATAAGTCCCAATCTTGATGAAGCTGCGACGATCATGGGTTTCGATTGGCAACACGTATTGCGTCGCATCCATCTACCACTGCTAAAAGGACCCATAATTGTAGGTTTTCTTCTGGTATTTGTTGATACAGTAAAAGAGTTGCCACTCACGTTTGCCCTACGCCCCTTTGACTTTGACACACTTTCGATCCGTGTGTACCAATGTGCAAGCGACGAGCGCTTAGCTGAGGCCTTGCTACCAGCACTGATGATTCTCGCACTTGGACTCATAGCTGCTGTGGCCTTAGTCCCTACTTTTGATCACCCTCCCAGTCGAAGATTACTGGATCCTTAG
- a CDS encoding UPF0104 family protein produces MDVVTGRLRSLKLWITPISLVFITVTLVRQSVQLRQQSLDVQGWLWLMLGLGLTWLSILINGWAWRTVLDWLGWLSEDLAVVPLFIRSNLRKYLPGGIWHLVERIRLLRSSIGAGPALTGVILDPLLTIAASLLTLIVGGWQSGLVILAPLPALTMIPRFREPILQWLKHSKASKLQSAGMSSLITENSDHQGYPWTPLMAATIFVLFRFAGFFCCVQAFDIYQPKISHWLAAFGLAYAIGLMTPGAPSGLGVFETILLLRLSGSVEEAPLLMITFSHRIISTMADVLAVGILSGHRVFSAVRTRTII; encoded by the coding sequence ATGGATGTGGTGACGGGCAGACTACGTTCACTAAAGTTGTGGATCACGCCGATCAGCTTGGTCTTCATCACAGTAACCCTTGTTCGGCAGAGTGTACAACTACGTCAGCAAAGCCTGGATGTACAAGGTTGGTTATGGCTGATGCTTGGCCTGGGTCTTACTTGGTTAAGCATCCTGATCAATGGCTGGGCCTGGCGAACAGTGCTGGATTGGCTTGGTTGGCTGTCTGAGGATCTTGCCGTAGTGCCCTTATTTATTCGTAGCAATTTACGTAAATACTTGCCTGGCGGCATTTGGCATCTGGTAGAGCGCATCCGCTTGCTTCGCTCCTCAATTGGAGCAGGTCCTGCTCTAACAGGCGTCATCCTTGATCCCCTCTTAACTATCGCGGCGTCTCTACTAACGCTTATAGTTGGGGGATGGCAAAGCGGCCTAGTGATACTTGCGCCACTACCAGCGCTGACAATGATACCTCGTTTTAGAGAGCCGATCTTGCAATGGTTGAAGCATTCGAAGGCTTCTAAGCTGCAGTCGGCTGGTATGAGTTCTCTTATCACAGAAAACAGTGACCATCAAGGGTACCCTTGGACGCCCCTCATGGCAGCAACAATATTTGTACTCTTTCGCTTTGCAGGCTTCTTTTGTTGTGTTCAGGCGTTTGATATATATCAGCCAAAGATATCGCATTGGCTGGCCGCCTTTGGTTTAGCTTATGCGATTGGTTTGATGACACCAGGCGCCCCTAGCGGCTTGGGAGTATTTGAAACCATCTTGCTACTTCGCCTTAGCGGATCGGTAGAGGAAGCACCACTCCTGATGATCACGTTTAGTCATCGGATTATATCTACGATGGCCGACGTATTGGCAGTCGGAATCCTGAGTGGTCATCGCGTCTTTAGTGCAGTGCGAACCAGAACGATAATCTGA
- a CDS encoding LarC family nickel insertion protein yields the protein MLWVDAPTGLAGDMLLAGFIDLGVPLSVIEEPLHRLGFAGCYCIDVIEDRSGGLRGRRLSVTSLKTQPSNRHWSEIQRQIIGAPLNSLLKDRVLAVFTALAEAESIAHGIEMNALHFHEVGTVNAFVDVVGVCAALEQVNPEWICCSPLPTGRGTVSTAHGLLPVPVPAVLELARRYRVPLQQTNDSPNGELVTPTGLALMAVLADCFAPPFIFTPESIGVGLGHLRLDRPNLVRLILGSSESDVANAPLGQAVIVQEAWIDDATPEDLALLMERLREAGAIDVAIHPLIMKKGRCGHGVMALVDDAHAVAVRHVWLDTSSSLGLRERRQGRWLLPRRMGLLDTQWGLLPAKQVKRPNGHLTVKLEADELGLLSRRTGCSLADLRATAATAPFSSEEKWMW from the coding sequence ATGCTTTGGGTTGACGCTCCTACCGGGTTGGCCGGTGACATGCTCTTGGCTGGCTTTATCGACCTTGGGGTACCGCTGTCAGTCATCGAAGAACCACTCCATCGTTTAGGCTTTGCCGGCTGCTACTGCATAGACGTCATCGAGGATCGCAGTGGTGGCCTACGCGGACGTCGTCTTAGCGTGACGAGTCTGAAAACACAGCCTTCGAATCGTCATTGGTCTGAGATCCAACGCCAAATCATTGGGGCACCACTGAACTCTCTTCTTAAGGATCGGGTACTGGCTGTATTTACTGCTCTTGCAGAAGCGGAATCCATTGCGCATGGCATCGAGATGAACGCCTTACACTTTCACGAGGTTGGCACGGTAAATGCCTTCGTAGATGTAGTGGGGGTATGCGCTGCTCTTGAGCAAGTCAATCCTGAGTGGATCTGCTGTTCCCCGCTTCCAACAGGCCGCGGCACTGTTTCCACAGCTCATGGTCTTCTGCCAGTCCCAGTGCCTGCTGTTCTGGAACTGGCACGTCGATATCGGGTGCCACTACAGCAGACTAACGATAGTCCGAACGGTGAGCTAGTAACACCAACTGGATTAGCTCTGATGGCAGTATTAGCTGATTGTTTCGCTCCGCCATTTATCTTCACTCCAGAATCTATAGGCGTTGGCCTCGGTCATCTTCGGTTGGATCGTCCTAACCTGGTAAGGCTAATCCTCGGTTCATCCGAATCAGACGTTGCTAACGCTCCTCTTGGTCAAGCTGTAATTGTCCAGGAAGCCTGGATAGATGATGCCACTCCGGAGGATCTAGCGCTGCTGATGGAAAGGCTGCGCGAAGCAGGAGCCATAGATGTAGCTATCCATCCATTGATAATGAAAAAGGGACGCTGTGGTCATGGGGTCATGGCTTTGGTGGACGATGCTCATGCAGTAGCCGTCCGGCATGTCTGGCTTGATACCAGCAGCAGCCTTGGCTTACGGGAACGTCGACAGGGTCGATGGTTATTACCCCGTCGAATGGGGCTGCTAGATACCCAGTGGGGTCTACTCCCTGCCAAACAGGTGAAGCGACCCAATGGACATCTCACGGTGAAGCTTGAAGCGGATGAGTTGGGACTGTTAAGCCGTCGTACAGGTTGTTCCCTAGCGGATTTACGTGCTACCGCCGCAACTGCTCCATTCAGCAGTGAAGAGAAATGGATGTGGTGA
- the xth gene encoding exodeoxyribonuclease III produces the protein MRIATWNVNSVRLRLDQILAWLELSQPDLLCLQETKVDDPLFPLKAFETNGWWASFHGQKSYNGVALVSRKPLNDVRCGFAGELPKDPEALALGEQKRVISALLDGIRVLNLYVPNGSSLKSNKYLYKLNWLGCLNRYLKAQAERGEPLCMLGDFNIASEARDIHDPRQLGKRIMASDAERNILNQAILDNGLQDVFRVFESGAGHWSWWDYRASAWDWDCGWRIDHIYLCEELLGLARSCVIHKKVRGNDKPSDHVPVSVDLDWWSN, from the coding sequence ATGCGTATCGCCACCTGGAATGTGAATTCAGTGCGGTTGCGCCTTGACCAGATCTTGGCTTGGCTAGAGTTATCACAGCCGGATTTGCTTTGCTTACAAGAAACTAAAGTAGATGACCCACTATTCCCCTTAAAAGCCTTCGAGACAAATGGTTGGTGGGCTAGTTTCCACGGGCAAAAGTCATATAATGGCGTTGCTCTGGTGAGCCGCAAGCCACTAAACGATGTGCGATGCGGATTTGCCGGGGAACTGCCGAAAGATCCGGAGGCTCTGGCACTTGGAGAACAGAAGCGTGTTATTAGTGCCCTTCTGGATGGTATCCGTGTTCTCAATCTTTATGTACCAAATGGCTCCAGCTTAAAATCGAATAAGTATCTCTACAAACTTAATTGGCTAGGTTGTCTTAACCGCTACCTCAAGGCTCAAGCGGAGCGTGGCGAGCCTCTTTGCATGCTGGGAGACTTTAACATTGCTTCAGAGGCAAGGGATATTCATGATCCGCGACAGCTTGGCAAGAGAATTATGGCAAGTGACGCCGAGCGCAACATACTAAACCAAGCTATTCTGGATAATGGTTTACAGGACGTTTTTAGGGTATTTGAGTCTGGTGCAGGACATTGGAGCTGGTGGGACTATCGCGCTAGCGCTTGGGATTGGGATTGTGGTTGGCGGATTGATCACATTTATCTTTGCGAGGAGCTGCTGGGTTTAGCTCGAAGTTGTGTGATCCATAAAAAGGTACGCGGCAATGACAAACCAAGTGATCATGTACCTGTAAGTGTTGATTTAGACTGGTGGTCTAACTAG
- a CDS encoding FAD-linked oxidase C-terminal domain-containing protein codes for MSYDLIALERDLRHLLPAKGVVSKRQELLSYDCDGLTLERQCPPLAVLPETTNQVAAVLRCCYVHGVPFVARGSGTGLSGGALVDQEALLVVTSRMRKVLALDLANHRVTVQPGVINSWVTRAVAGDGFYYAPDPSSQVICSIGGNVAENSGGVHCLKYGVTANHVLGLEVVLPDGSVTRLGNGLVESPELDLRGAFIGSEGTLGIATAITLRLLRAPECVNVLLADFKTMESAGDAVRAVTAAGLLPAGMEIMDNVAINAVNDFFGYDEYPRNAAAVLLIELDGQKAEVQDSAQRTEQLCRKAGARGLRRAEDPAECATLWKGRKSAFSAVGKVAPTYYIQDGVVPRSRLPSVLTAIEQLSKDYGLPVANVFHAGDGNLHPLILYSEAEPGAEQRVKDLGAAILKECVAVGGSISGEHGIGADKRCYLDWMFEPEDLDTMSLVRRAFDPDNRANPGKILPTPRTCGESVKRSVSLQTTVDLF; via the coding sequence GTGTCTTACGACTTGATAGCTCTGGAAAGAGATCTCCGTCATCTACTCCCTGCTAAAGGTGTTGTTTCTAAGCGTCAGGAGTTGTTGAGTTACGATTGTGACGGCTTAACGCTTGAGCGTCAGTGCCCACCCTTAGCCGTTTTGCCAGAAACAACTAATCAAGTCGCTGCTGTTCTCCGATGTTGTTATGTTCATGGCGTTCCTTTCGTGGCACGAGGTAGCGGTACCGGCCTTTCTGGCGGAGCTTTAGTAGATCAAGAGGCACTGCTGGTGGTCACCAGTCGCATGCGAAAGGTTCTCGCTCTAGATTTAGCAAACCACCGAGTTACTGTGCAGCCGGGCGTGATTAACAGCTGGGTGACTCGGGCAGTTGCTGGCGACGGCTTTTATTACGCTCCCGACCCTTCTAGTCAAGTAATTTGCAGTATCGGCGGTAATGTGGCTGAAAACTCTGGTGGCGTGCACTGCCTTAAGTACGGCGTCACCGCCAATCATGTTTTAGGTCTGGAAGTTGTGCTTCCGGATGGAAGTGTCACTAGACTCGGCAACGGTTTAGTTGAATCTCCGGAGCTCGACTTACGTGGTGCTTTTATCGGTAGCGAAGGCACTCTTGGAATTGCGACTGCGATCACACTGCGACTGCTCAGGGCCCCAGAATGTGTTAACGTTCTGCTTGCAGATTTCAAAACAATGGAATCGGCCGGGGATGCGGTGCGAGCTGTGACTGCAGCGGGTTTATTACCGGCTGGAATGGAAATCATGGACAATGTCGCCATTAATGCGGTCAATGATTTCTTTGGTTATGACGAGTATCCGCGAAATGCGGCCGCTGTCCTGTTGATCGAGCTTGATGGTCAAAAGGCGGAGGTTCAGGATTCTGCTCAAAGGACTGAGCAACTTTGCCGTAAGGCCGGAGCTCGGGGGCTACGCCGAGCTGAGGATCCCGCGGAATGCGCTACTTTGTGGAAGGGGCGCAAGTCCGCGTTTTCAGCGGTGGGGAAAGTCGCGCCTACCTACTACATTCAGGATGGTGTCGTTCCCCGCAGTAGACTCCCATCGGTGTTGACTGCGATTGAGCAGCTCAGTAAGGACTACGGGTTGCCTGTTGCCAATGTGTTTCATGCGGGAGACGGCAATTTGCATCCCCTTATCCTTTACTCAGAAGCGGAACCCGGTGCTGAACAACGGGTGAAGGACCTCGGAGCCGCAATTCTTAAAGAATGCGTGGCGGTGGGAGGCAGTATCAGCGGAGAACATGGCATCGGCGCAGACAAGCGTTGCTATCTAGACTGGATGTTTGAGCCAGAAGATCTTGATACCATGAGTCTTGTGCGGCGAGCCTTTGACCCTGATAACCGTGCAAATCCAGGTAAAATTCTTCCGACGCCACGTACATGCGGAGAATCTGTAAAGCGATCTGTGAGTCTTCAAACTACTGTCGACCTTTTCTAA
- the hemL gene encoding glutamate-1-semialdehyde 2,1-aminomutase, which yields MTTSTLNTSRSQAIFGAAQGLMPGGVSSPVRAFQSVSGHPIVFDRVKGSYAWDVDGNKYIDYIGSWGPAICGHAHPEVINVLQEVIEKGTSFGAPCALENTLAKMVIDAVPSVEMVRFVNSGTEACMAVLRLMRAYTGRDKVIKFEGCYHGHADMFLVKAGSGVATLGLPDSPGVPRSTTANTLTAPYNGLEAVKALFAENPDAISGVILEPIVGNAGFIQPEPGFLEGLRELTKENGALLIFDEVMTGFRISYGGAQAHFGVIPDLTTMGKVIGGGLPVGAYGGRADIMQMVSPAGPMYQAGTLSGNPLAMAAGIKTLELLKQTGSYDKLAATTEKLITGIKDAAKEVGLPITGGSVSAMFGFFLCEGPVRNFEEAKATDSERFGRLHRAMLERGVYLAPSAFEAGFTSLAHSDTDIDATVSAFRESFAEIV from the coding sequence GTGACAACATCTACGTTGAACACCAGCCGCTCTCAGGCTATTTTCGGCGCAGCGCAGGGCTTGATGCCCGGTGGAGTGAGTTCCCCTGTGCGCGCGTTCCAATCGGTCAGCGGTCACCCGATCGTATTTGATCGGGTGAAAGGCTCCTATGCCTGGGATGTTGATGGCAACAAATACATTGATTACATAGGTAGCTGGGGGCCCGCTATCTGCGGCCATGCCCATCCTGAAGTGATCAACGTCCTTCAAGAAGTAATTGAAAAAGGTACAAGTTTCGGAGCACCTTGTGCTCTTGAGAACACACTGGCGAAGATGGTGATCGATGCTGTGCCCAGCGTCGAGATGGTGCGCTTCGTGAACAGTGGAACCGAGGCTTGTATGGCTGTTTTACGTCTTATGCGTGCTTATACCGGCCGCGACAAGGTAATCAAGTTCGAAGGCTGCTACCACGGTCACGCGGATATGTTTTTGGTAAAGGCTGGTTCCGGCGTAGCGACCCTTGGCCTACCGGATTCACCGGGTGTTCCGCGTAGCACTACGGCCAACACCCTTACCGCTCCCTACAATGGTCTTGAGGCAGTTAAAGCTTTATTTGCAGAGAATCCAGATGCGATTTCTGGCGTCATTCTCGAGCCTATTGTTGGCAATGCCGGCTTCATTCAGCCTGAGCCAGGCTTCCTAGAAGGGCTAAGGGAACTAACAAAAGAAAACGGTGCCCTTCTTATTTTTGACGAGGTGATGACTGGTTTTCGCATTAGCTACGGCGGAGCGCAAGCCCATTTTGGTGTCATACCGGACCTTACGACCATGGGTAAAGTGATAGGAGGAGGCCTTCCAGTAGGGGCCTACGGAGGTCGCGCCGACATCATGCAAATGGTCTCTCCAGCAGGCCCGATGTATCAAGCAGGAACCTTGAGTGGAAATCCTCTCGCAATGGCCGCTGGCATCAAAACCCTTGAGTTACTAAAGCAGACCGGTAGTTACGACAAGTTGGCTGCCACAACTGAGAAATTAATAACTGGTATTAAAGATGCCGCCAAGGAAGTTGGTCTCCCGATCACTGGAGGCAGCGTGAGTGCCATGTTTGGTTTTTTTCTCTGCGAAGGTCCGGTTCGTAATTTTGAAGAAGCGAAGGCCACTGACTCTGAGCGTTTTGGCAGATTGCACCGTGCCATGCTCGAACGTGGGGTTTATCTTGCGCCATCAGCGTTCGAAGCTGGCTTCACATCCTTGGCCCACTCCGATACTGACATTGACGCCACGGTTAGTGCTTTTCGAGAAAGCTTTGCCGAAATCGTTTAG
- a CDS encoding YajQ family cyclic di-GMP-binding protein yields the protein MASTSSFDVVSDFSRQELVNTLDQVRRDVSNRYDLKDSSTEIVLEATELVITTNSDMTLQSVEEILRTKAIKRNLSLKIFDFQMPKSVGGNRIQQVVKLRKGLSQETAKQLSKSVRDKLKKVTVAIQGESIRITGKSKDDLQAAIQLIKSIEDDLNVPLQFENYR from the coding sequence ATGGCCAGCACTTCCTCCTTTGATGTGGTGTCTGACTTCAGCCGACAAGAATTGGTGAATACCCTTGACCAAGTGCGTCGGGATGTGTCTAATCGCTACGATCTAAAGGATTCTAGCACTGAGATTGTGTTGGAGGCAACTGAGTTAGTGATCACAACCAACAGTGACATGACCCTCCAATCTGTAGAGGAAATATTGCGGACAAAAGCCATAAAAAGGAACCTTTCATTGAAGATCTTTGACTTCCAGATGCCTAAGTCTGTTGGGGGTAACCGGATCCAGCAAGTTGTGAAGTTGCGTAAGGGTTTAAGTCAAGAAACTGCTAAGCAACTGAGTAAAAGCGTGCGCGACAAACTCAAGAAAGTAACTGTTGCTATCCAAGGAGAAAGCATACGGATCACTGGCAAAAGCAAGGACGATCTTCAGGCTGCTATTCAACTTATAAAAAGCATAGAGGACGATTTAAATGTCCCTCTCCAATTTGAGAACTATCGGTAA